taggttttcctttttttttaaagaaaaaaaacctAGGTTCTTACTAAATAAgtttttgtattaaaaaaataaaaaaatatcttataatttGAAAAGGATAACTTAATTAAATGTAAATAAGAAAATGACTATTGTTCATTAATTATGAGGCATGACAGCTTGACTTTCTTGGCAACTGGTGGGCATCACACTCTcaactatttttatttatttcaattgttttaatttcatatgaaataataatttttattgatatataCGAATAAGTGTGTTTTTCATATATTGTTTACCTTTTTAATGaaagaaacttaaaatattaaaaataaaaaataaaaactaataaaatttttattagtaaACACAATATAGGAAAATAGAGTTTTGTGACAGAAGAAACATCtgtcacaaaaaaaaaaaaaacctacagCGACAAATTACCAACGGGAGATGAGTTGATCACgtgttatttaaattttatagataCGAGCGGATAGTTATTTTACCCTTTTCACGGGATGTTAGCAAATTGTATAGTAGGAGATCGATAATTGTAAGCTTACTTTAggctaaataaataaaattaaaatattttaatcaactCAATACGATTgcgattaaattttttaatttaatataaactatataaaaaaatttaaaaataaaataaaattataaaaaatttgattttttttagatATATAAGTCCCAAAGAGAAATTATActatacatttattttttatcgtaattaaaatatattaagatagaaaattattaagttaattgatatatctaattaataaaaaataaaaattttatattaatacgtgaattttattatattttaaataatatttttttaaaattttaaattatatttaaaattatattagagGAATGTATATAGAAAAATTTTACTATGTATGTTAAACGTTTCTTCATATGTGAAACGATGATGATACAACTGGTTAATTAATTAACCATACAGTAGAAAAGAATCAAGCCTTGACCAAACTTGATGATCTTGCGCAGGCCATTCTCCCACTGTTTATTTCTGActtcaatatttatatatatatgaatgactaatttatttttttctcgcaaaatcaattaattattaacAACATTGCAAAGCCTGCGAATCTCTCCTTGAGAACCAGTTTTTGGATCTATATCTCCCATCTTTACCATGGCAGAAGCAAAATCAGAATTGAAAGCTGAAGGGCTGCGGCTGTACTCATCAACAATGCTGTCTGTTGATCCACCGCTAAAAAGCACCTGATCTGATTGAAGAAGTCCCTTTTTTTGAAGAAGGTTCTTGAAGTAGTTGTTATCAAAAGAATTTGGCGTCACCAAATCCAGTGGTGCAAGATTCCTATCCCCACCAGTGGCCGGACACTGGCGCCTCCGTGTGCTTGCAAAACCAGCATCGATATCACTTGCATTGTCGTAGATCCTGTCACGGAAGGTCAGGCAACTCGCTTGGCCTATTGTATGTGATCCTGTATCCCACAGAATTGTTTAGCCATCTTGATGAACAAATCTAacgtattaattaattataatttctgAAAGTATAGGATATATACCTGAAAGAGCAACCAAGTCTCTTTCACTTAAACCTTTCCCTTCAAACGAAGAGATGAGACTTTCAAGGCTATCACTAAAACCTGGAAGGTTGCGATTGGCTTCGGCTCGGCTTGCAGAGGTAGAGTCTCTCCTTCCCAGCTTCACTGTCCATGACGGTCCACCAAcctatttttttatacatagaGAAACCTTATATTAACGAATGTGAtggtaataaaaattaaagcaaattaatgaggatatttatataatataattactcACAGCAACAGAAGCATCACGGGCAGCTATTGCCACAATATCAGCGCATGAAACGACTCCAGGGCATATGCTCTCAACTTCAGCCTTGGCGTCATCTATGACTTCGAATCCTCTAACAGACTGGTTGTTGTTGCGTGCAAATTTCTCTCCAGCCATTGAAGGCGTATCATCCAGCAAGATTGAACCATCACACCCCTGCAATATTTACAAAGTCATTAGCAACTCTAAGCCAATTTTATGTCCTAATGTATTACTATATTAATTCTTCATATAAAtgcaataatataaaaaaaggaGATGCGTTGCTatagttaaaattttcaatttacctGAACAAAGCAATCATGGAACTGAAGGCGAACGAGAGATGCTGCCATTCTACGCTCTCGCGAGACAGCCGATCTAATAACCGTGCGAATAGTACTCAATGCATTAGGACATGTGTCGTCATAGAAATTTGAAGAAAGCTGTGCTTGACATGGCAAGCATGAAAGAACCATTAAGACTATCGTCAAAACcatgaaagtgaaagaaaaacgAGAACCCATTTCAattatactattttttttttaagtactAAATATTTTTCTCCTAACAGCAGAAAATAAGCTGATTATACAATATGGCaatgagagaaaaagagagatgtGAATGGTGCAGGAGAAGCACAAGCCTCGACTCCTATTTATAATGCTGTCTccctaaataatattttgacaCTTTCTCCTCAGACTGCTACAACAGTAGAGCTGGCCAACATATGTATTAATGCATGGGGCACACGAGAGCCATTCTAGCAAGACATTTTCAGCTGCCTTTTTTTTACTAGAATCAATCAGAATTTTAGAAACGTAATCAACTGTCCTAGCGGCTGTTTTTGGattattttgagaaatttctATTTCTATTTCTATTGGAGCTGCTTTTCCTTGCAGTAAAAAAAGGCCTTTgaacattgaaaaaaaaaaatactaataaaatCGATGCATGAATGGAAAGTGAGTAATTTCTCACTTGTTTGTTAGTTAGTGAATAATTTCTTgcttgtttttttattatacaaTTTTGGAAGGTGAGTAATTTCTCACTTATTTTTTTGCTACACAATTTTGGAAGGTGAGTAATTTCTCACTTGTTTTCTCGTTACACAATTTTAAACggtgaaaatttaattatttttttaatgtttatatttttctataaaataattattaatatcatGGTTGACACTGCTATTTAATTCATTATTGAAACATAAAAACGTCTCAAATATCGTCATActgctatttttaatttattcaatattttaattagaagaatttaaaaatattaaatacaatGAACTAACTAATTACTTAACATCAAAGGTGCACCTTTGGAAAAATCAACATCCAAACTTTTCGACTTTTTTGACCTTATGTCTTGTTTTTTCCCCTTATCATGTCTTTATAGTAAATGCATGGTCCACAACTATCTCTCGTACCCCATGAATATATATGAAGGAAAGACCGATGGATTTACTATATATATACagataaacaaaataaaaat
This is a stretch of genomic DNA from Manihot esculenta cultivar AM560-2 chromosome 2, M.esculenta_v8, whole genome shotgun sequence. It encodes these proteins:
- the LOC110608588 gene encoding lignin-forming anionic peroxidase: MGSRFSFTFMVLTIVLMVLSCLPCQAQLSSNFYDDTCPNALSTIRTVIRSAVSRERRMAASLVRLQFHDCFVQGCDGSILLDDTPSMAGEKFARNNNQSVRGFEVIDDAKAEVESICPGVVSCADIVAIAARDASVAVGGPSWTVKLGRRDSTSASRAEANRNLPGFSDSLESLISSFEGKGLSERDLVALSGSHTIGQASCLTFRDRIYDNASDIDAGFASTRRRQCPATGGDRNLAPLDLVTPNSFDNNYFKNLLQKKGLLQSDQVLFSGGSTDSIVDEYSRSPSAFNSDFASAMVKMGDIDPKTGSQGEIRRLCNVVNN